CAATTCTAATTAAATTATTGATAATTCCTAAATAAAATTGACTTAATTCTTCACCTATACGTTTATAATCTGTTGCATCTAATCCGACAAAATCTAAATGATCCCAACCGTTCATCACTGGTTTGACTTGCCAAATACCTTTATCTGTAGATGGAGAAGTCATCCCTACCGTCTTAGCGGCTTGATTTGTAGGAAATAATGAAGACGACACTGGCACAATACCATCATTTTTCCTTACATTTACATTATCATCTCTACCTATTAACCTACTTGTTAAATCAAATAAGAAAAATTGTCTAATATTAGGATTCTCATTACCTAGTGGTCCTGTATGTGTATCTAGTCCCGTATAAGATGTATAAACAATATTAGGATTAAGTGATGTCATCTGATTTAGCTTCTCAGAACCTTCAGTCGTCAAATCATAGACTGCACTATCTTGAGTCTTCCAAATCTTACTATTTGCAACTCGTTTCACATAATCAATGTAACTTTCATCTGGACGTTGTTTGAATCCCCATTGTGAAAATCCGAGATCAATATGAGAATATTTATTTCCACTTAAACGTCCTATTCTATTAAATACACCTTTTACAAAATCAGTATTCCCAAGTTTATCTGCAGCTGGTGTGCCATTATGTGGTGTCGCTAAAGTTGTGATTGATGAAATCATATTATCTTTCCCACCTGTAAATAAAGGAGAAATCTCACCACCATGTGCTTTTTGATAATCTATTTCTTCCTGATTACCATGTCTTAAAAAATGCTCAAGCAGACGTATCGTTTGACCGCCCATACTGTGACCTATTAAGTGAAGCTTTTTACCTGGCTCCCAATCTGGCATAATCCCTTGATAAACTTTACCGTATCTATCATGCCCCGTTTTAGCAGCATGTGCTGCACCATAATCTACTTTTCCACCTTTAATATAATGATACAGTTCTACAGCGCGGTCATAGTTACTACTAAAAGCACCGACACTCGCTTCATGCACGTCATAACCTAGCTTCTCTAATCGTTTCTTAACTGGGAATTTTGTACCGCCCCAATAATTAGGATACAAAGCTGGTGCATTGTCACCCACTAATCCTAAAAATCCATGCACTAGTACTACTGGATATTTATTTTTATATTGATTACTTTTGACAGTAGCTTCATCTGTATTTTTAGGTTTAATATTCTGATTTGTAGTTTGCTGTTGTGTTGGGTTAGTAGAAATATTTGTGTTAACTTTTTGACCTGGAGTTGAATGGGATTGGGTCTTTAATGAATGCGGTTTATGTTGTTGGCTGTGTGACTTTACAGAAGTTGTGTTGTCTTTGCTTTTATTGTTACTTTGCTGCTTGGTATCTGTTTGCTCAATTGGCTGGTTATCTAATTTTTCTTTTACATCATTTCGAGATTGTAATTGTTGGTTATCGTTTTGTGGTTTAACATCTAGACGTTGCTTTTGTTGTTTATTATTTGATGAATCAGGGTTTTCTTTTTGGTTTAATTGCGAATGGTTAGATTGATTATTATTAACCTGCTTGTTTTTATCTTGATACTGATCTTGAATACGCTTATGATCATCTGCTTTTTCAATTTTTTCTGGTTTGATATTAGAAGTTTTGTCATCACTAAGTTGCTGTTTGTTATGACTTTCCTGATTATTAATGGAGGACTCTTTTGAAGACTGATTAGCCGTCTGATTAGAAGCAGGTTGTTCCTGTTTTTCAACTTGTTCTGCTTGTGTTGAATTCTGTATTTCCTTACTTTCGGCTTTTGAGGATTGTTGCTCATTTTGTTGAGAATAAGACTGCGCGTCGTCTACTTTATTAATATTTTTGTCGATTTCCGATTCTTTTGAAGACACATTAGCTTCTTGATCGGAAGGTTTGGATTGAGTATAAACTGATTCTTGTGATAAGTGGGAGGATTGTTGCTCAGCAGCTTGAACGTCATGTTCTGAAATAAAAAATGTAATACCAGCTACAATTGATACAACACCTATTGTAATTTTTCGAATACTAAACTGTCTTTTAGAATTATTATTTTTCAAAAAAATCACCTCTATAAGTATTTCCCTAACTTATAGATTCAAAAAAATAACTGTTAATTAATTTTATCATATAATCGTTAAGCATCTTTAATTTTTTATTTACATTTTGGTAAAGTTTTTTATTAATTTTATACTATATAGATTGATAAATTAGATAATTAATGGTTATGTTTGTTATATTGAAAATATCTTTCTAATTTAAGGAGTTCCTTTCATGGATCAATATCAAGCGTTATTCAATAATCCAAGTGGTTTTATATTTATACTTTTTATCTTCTATTTAATAGCAAGTTTATTTTTCTTTACCTTAACTGTATTTATTGGATTGAAACCTGTATCGTTTAAAGAAAAAATCTTAACAATCGTTATTTTAACTACTGTATTGACCCTTACTTTAACAGGTCTTTCATATGTCATTATTAAATAATAAAAAGGGGCACCAATATGATGGTGTCCCTTTATTTGAATATTTTAAATGGCATCAATCTTAATAAAATTTTACCATTATGATTATGATTGTCTGTTAGTACTTTTACTATGGATTGTGCGCCTTCATTTACTGAACGCATTAAAAATCCTTTTTGATGATTATTCAGGTCTGTCGTAATACCTCCAGGCATGACACCAAATATTTCAACCGGTATTTTATTTTTCTTAAAATGTCTACCAAATAATTTAATCATCGAATTTAATGGAGATTTAGTTGCAATATAACTAAATGGCTGGAAAAAGCTATTAGGATTCAAAGGTATCGTTAAATTTAATATTCTGCCGTGATTTTTAGCCAAAATAGGTGTAAATGTCTTAATCATTTCGAAATTACCAAAGAAATTGACATTTGCCAGTTCCTTTAATTCATCAAGTTCAACATCCAGTGGTGATGCGTTCATATTGCCTGAAATACCCGCATTATTAATCAATGCTTTCAAATCAGAATGTTGTGTTGCTATATAATCAGCAGCTGCATGTATGGTATCAATATTATTTAAATCAATTTGTATCCATTCAGCTGTTATACCTTTATTTTCGAGTGTCTTAACGGCAGCACGACCTCTTTCTTCATTACGTGCACCTAATAATATCGTCCATCCTTTGTCACCTAGTTGTTTTGCCGTTTCAAAACCAATTCCCTTATTTGCGCCAGTTATTAATACTTTTTGTCTCATATATATACTCCTATTAATCTGTCTTATTGTTAATCCCACTATACAATATTGATACTTTTAAATCACATTATTTCCTTTTATTCATAAAATTTCAATTGTTGATTAAAGTCACTAATTTAAATAAATCAATATATTAGGTTCTATTATATGTAACTGCTAAAATGCTAAAAAAGGAGGTAATAATTATGGAAGATAAAAGACTATTTTATAACCAACCTGGTGTTGTTATTAAAATGAAAGCTAAGGAAGGTAGAGGTCAAGAATTGTTTGATTTATGTTTAAAAGCTAAACATTTAGAAGAATTGGGCATCGATGATCCTACTGATTGGGTTTTATGTCGTTCAGATGAAGATAACGATGTTTTATTAGCCTTTGAATTTTTCAGAAGTGATGAAGCTAAAGACAATCACTACTCTAAACCTAGTACTGAAGACGAAACAAATGAGATTATGGAATTATTAGCAGATATTCCTCAACGTATAGACACACACATTGTATATTCTAGCGAAACTGAAAAATAACTCATTTTCACAATAAAACTTTCTAACTGATATAAAGAAGGTGATTTCTATGGATTTAATATAGAAGTCACCTTTTCTGTCTAATATTCTCTGTTTATAGTAATATCAATAAATTAATCTCATCATTTTCAGATAAAGTATAAACTATCAATACACTCGATACGTTTGCCCTGTTTGTGCACCTTCTACACTTTTAACAAATGCATTAGCTACTTTATCGGCAGGTACTGCTGTAAAACCTTTAAAGAATTCTCCATACTTATCTAATGCTTCTTCAACTACATTAGGACTAACATTATTAATTCTTAAACCATGTTTTAATTCTACAGCAGCTGAAGTCACAAAACCTGCGATACCGCCATTAGCCATTGCTGCTGAAGATCCTAGTTTTATAGGATCGTCCATCATAATACCTGATGTTAACGTAAAACTGCCATTTTCATTTAAATAATGTTGACCAATTAATACTAAATTGATTTGGCCCAATAACTTACCTTGAATCGCTACATTATTTTCTTCTAAGCTAATCTCAGACAACGCTTTGAATGTAGCGCCGCCTGTTGCACTGACAACTGCATCAATATTATCAATATTTTTATACATTTTTTCGATTTGTTCTGGAGACGTAATATCCAACTGATAGTCACCAGATTGACTTCCTACTTCAATCACTTCATGATGATTTTCTTTTAGTTTTTCTGCTACTTTACTACCAATCGTTCCACTTGCACCAATAACAATAACCTTCATGATATACCTCCAGGAATTTTAAGCGTTTACAAAAAGCCTATCATATACAAAATACAATTAAAGTAAGATGCTCAATTCCGTGAATGATAAAAGTCAGTACATACGCATACACTTAACATTAAATCGGCTACTAACATGTTAAAAAGCCATCAAATGGCTTTAACTAATACCATTTGATGGCCTATATCATTCAAAATTCTATTTTTTTATAACATTTATGATTTAAAATCCAATACCACTGTGCGTAATATTTATATTTGTCACTTTATTATTTTTTTATACTAAATATCACGCCGGGTCCTTGATTTGTTGGTTTATAACTTAATACTGATTTTTCCTTAGCTGACGTTTGATAAGGTTCCATTCTTATTAAAGTATTACCATATGATTTTTTTATATCTGTGTATGATAAATTATCTTTTACATTAATAGAAACACCAGATGCACTTTTTCCTGACTTTGTTACCCCAGAAAACGTTTGATCATAAATATTCACTTCTCCATTACCTTTTTCTTACCTTTAAAAGTAACGTTATTTGCCTTAACTGCTTCCTTAAATTGAATAGATAATACAAAACTAGTATCATTGCCTGCATAACCATGATAATTATAATATGGTTACGTGGTTGCATGAGCCTAATGATGTAAAGATTCTTCAACTCCAACGCCTAAACCTAAAGTCACCCCAACTGCTAAAGTACCTGTTAACAAACGCTTTGATAAAGTATTCATTATTAACATTACTTTAATAGTTAAATGTCTTTTTAAAGTAATATTACAAAAATGATAATGTATAAGTATTTTTTATTTCATTACCTTATTGTTTAATATTATTTGAACATTATATAAAAATATCCTACTAAAATGGCTATTCCAATAATACTATTATGAATCATATGAACCATCATACTATCTTTGATATTACCTCTACGTGAGTAGGCAAGATAAAACACCATACCCATTGATGTATACATAATAAATGAAATAATATTATTAATACCGTGTTGTGAACCAAAAACGATTGAAGAAATAATGAACGGTAACCAAAATGAGGTCTTTTTAAATAAAGTCTCTTTGAATATACCTCGATATATAAGTTCTTCAAGATATGGTGCAATAAAACTGATGGTAATTACAAAAATGATAAAAGGAAATACTTGTGCAAGTTGGCTTGCATTTGTTGCTTGTTGATTCATATCACCAAACAATAGCTTATCGTTACTTGTTTGAGCAGACCCTGTGACTTTGTATAAAAGGAACAAAAATGCATAGACAATAATACGAAGTAAGACTGCCCACCCTATATTAATACCAATATCTTTCGTCGTAAATTTGCCCGTATGTTCATAAGTATGCCGTCTATAGTACCGTCTAATTAACCAAACCACTACTGATACAACAATGAGATATAAGACGGTGGACATTGTAGCTTTCAAAGTGTCCATTTTAACCGATAAATTTGTAATCGTAAGTATGATAATAATAGGTAATTGCGCTAGAATCATCCAACCTATAAAAATGAGGATATTTAATGCTATATTTCCTTTCGGTAAAACATCGCTTTGATTTTTTGATAAATCTTCATTCTGATTTTCCTTATGTTGTTCATTCATTTCATCATGATTAGTCATATTAATTACCACCTTTTTTCATCATATTATTCATTTAACAATCGGAAAACTTTATACAATAATGGGTGGATAGGCTTAATGAAATCTCCAATTAATTCTTCAATGTGGGTTCCGAATCCTTTTTTAAACTGTTGTACGCCTAAATCATCTGCTGTCTTGCTAAAATCTCCAGTAATACCATAAAAATTATATTTAGGAATCTCATGTTTTATAGCAAACTTAATCATATGCCATTGCAAAGCATA
The DNA window shown above is from Staphylococcus sp. M0911 and carries:
- a CDS encoding YSIRK-type signal peptide-containing protein (The YSIRK form of extended signal peptide directs nascent proteins to the cross-wall site, while signal peptides lacking YSIRK direct proteins instead to the cell pole. A large fraction of YSIRK proteins are surface proteins anchored by sortase-mediated processing of a C-terminal LPXTG motif.), with the protein product MKNNNSKRQFSIRKITIGVVSIVAGITFFISEHDVQAAEQQSSHLSQESVYTQSKPSDQEANVSSKESEIDKNINKVDDAQSYSQQNEQQSSKAESKEIQNSTQAEQVEKQEQPASNQTANQSSKESSINNQESHNKQQLSDDKTSNIKPEKIEKADDHKRIQDQYQDKNKQVNNNQSNHSQLNQKENPDSSNNKQQKQRLDVKPQNDNQQLQSRNDVKEKLDNQPIEQTDTKQQSNNKSKDNTTSVKSHSQQHKPHSLKTQSHSTPGQKVNTNISTNPTQQQTTNQNIKPKNTDEATVKSNQYKNKYPVVLVHGFLGLVGDNAPALYPNYWGGTKFPVKKRLEKLGYDVHEASVGAFSSNYDRAVELYHYIKGGKVDYGAAHAAKTGHDRYGKVYQGIMPDWEPGKKLHLIGHSMGGQTIRLLEHFLRHGNQEEIDYQKAHGGEISPLFTGGKDNMISSITTLATPHNGTPAADKLGNTDFVKGVFNRIGRLSGNKYSHIDLGFSQWGFKQRPDESYIDYVKRVANSKIWKTQDSAVYDLTTEGSEKLNQMTSLNPNIVYTSYTGLDTHTGPLGNENPNIRQFFLFDLTSRLIGRDDNVNVRKNDGIVPVSSSLFPTNQAAKTVGMTSPSTDKGIWQVKPVMNGWDHLDFVGLDATDYKRIGEELSQFYLGIINNLIRIEEIDGIKH
- a CDS encoding CPBP family intramembrane glutamic endopeptidase; this translates as MTNHDEMNEQHKENQNEDLSKNQSDVLPKGNIALNILIFIGWMILAQLPIIIILTITNLSVKMDTLKATMSTVLYLIVVSVVVWLIRRYYRRHTYEHTGKFTTKDIGINIGWAVLLRIIVYAFLFLLYKVTGSAQTSNDKLLFGDMNQQATNASQLAQVFPFIIFVITISFIAPYLEELIYRGIFKETLFKKTSFWLPFIISSIVFGSQHGINNIISFIMYTSMGMVFYLAYSRRGNIKDSMMVHMIHNSIIGIAILVGYFYIMFK
- a CDS encoding short chain dehydrogenase produces the protein MKVIVIGASGTIGSKVAEKLKENHHEVIEVGSQSGDYQLDITSPEQIEKMYKNIDNIDAVVSATGGATFKALSEISLEENNVAIQGKLLGQINLVLIGQHYLNENGSFTLTSGIMMDDPIKLGSSAAMANGGIAGFVTSAAVELKHGLRINNVSPNVVEEALDKYGEFFKGFTAVPADKVANAFVKSVEGAQTGQTYRVY
- a CDS encoding SDR family NAD(P)-dependent oxidoreductase, with the protein product MRQKVLITGANKGIGFETAKQLGDKGWTILLGARNEERGRAAVKTLENKGITAEWIQIDLNNIDTIHAAADYIATQHSDLKALINNAGISGNMNASPLDVELDELKELANVNFFGNFEMIKTFTPILAKNHGRILNLTIPLNPNSFFQPFSYIATKSPLNSMIKLFGRHFKKNKIPVEIFGVMPGGITTDLNNHQKGFLMRSVNEGAQSIVKVLTDNHNHNGKILLRLMPFKIFK